A single genomic interval of uncultured Pseudodesulfovibrio sp. harbors:
- the cbiQ gene encoding cobalt ECF transporter T component CbiQ, which yields MAFTGEQFAFGDSFIHRLSPPTRLICAALFTIPCALLQGLESASVALIAGILFVFTARLPMRAVLQRLLAVNVFTLFLWFFIPFSTPGIPALTFGPLTATHEGIRLALLITLKTNAIVCAVMTLMGTIPVQDLGPALQQLKMPEKICHILLFTYRYIFVIHQEYTIMRRAMAARGFKPKTDSHTYRSYAWLVGMLLVKSWDRAERVHGAMRCRGFRGRFYTLTTFSTSSNDTLFIFECLTLTTGILCIEFFWKGIL from the coding sequence GTGGCGTTTACCGGAGAACAGTTCGCATTCGGCGATTCCTTCATACACCGCCTGAGTCCTCCAACAAGGCTCATCTGTGCGGCATTGTTCACAATCCCCTGCGCTCTGCTACAGGGACTTGAATCAGCTTCCGTGGCCCTCATCGCCGGCATACTGTTTGTTTTTACAGCACGCCTGCCGATGAGGGCTGTGCTGCAACGTCTGCTGGCCGTCAACGTATTCACCCTGTTTCTCTGGTTCTTCATCCCATTCTCCACACCGGGAATCCCAGCATTGACCTTTGGCCCGCTGACAGCCACCCATGAAGGCATCCGCCTCGCCCTGCTGATCACACTCAAAACCAATGCCATTGTCTGCGCCGTCATGACACTGATGGGAACCATCCCGGTTCAGGACCTTGGTCCGGCATTGCAGCAGCTTAAAATGCCTGAAAAAATCTGCCATATACTGCTGTTCACGTATCGCTATATATTTGTCATTCATCAGGAATACACCATCATGCGGCGCGCCATGGCTGCCCGCGGCTTCAAGCCGAAAACCGACAGTCACACCTACCGCTCCTACGCATGGCTCGTGGGCATGCTCCTCGTGAAAAGCTGGGACCGGGCTGAACGGGTTCACGGTGCCATGCGCTGTAGAGGCTTCCGGGGAAGGTTCTACACACTGACGACCTTCTCAACGTCCTCGAATGACACCCTTTTCATTTTTGAATGCCTCACTTTGACCACAGGCATCCTGTGCATTGAATTTTTCTGGAAAGGAATACTATGA
- a CDS encoding HD domain-containing protein encodes MISRNDAFELLKAHNTEANLINHALESEAVMRGLAARLDQDAELWGITGLLHDLDYATTKENDTRHGLDTVELLKGKLPDEALDAIKRHAYEMNGAGEPRTDFDFALRCGETVTGLVHAGALVRPTKIDGMKPKSLKKKMKDKAFAASVNRDAIRECDKIGLELGEFLQIAINSVSEIAPEVGLKAE; translated from the coding sequence ATGATAAGCCGAAACGATGCTTTCGAACTGCTCAAGGCCCACAACACTGAAGCCAACCTCATCAACCATGCCCTTGAATCCGAAGCCGTCATGCGCGGCCTTGCAGCCCGCCTCGATCAGGATGCGGAACTCTGGGGCATCACCGGTCTGTTGCATGATCTTGATTATGCCACGACCAAGGAAAACGACACCCGCCACGGCCTTGACACAGTGGAACTGCTCAAAGGAAAACTGCCGGATGAAGCTCTTGATGCCATCAAACGCCATGCCTATGAAATGAACGGTGCAGGAGAACCCCGGACAGATTTCGACTTTGCCCTGCGCTGCGGCGAAACAGTCACCGGCCTTGTCCACGCAGGCGCGCTGGTCCGCCCGACCAAGATCGACGGAATGAAACCCAAGAGTCTGAAAAAGAAGATGAAAGACAAGGCGTTTGCAGCAAGCGTCAACCGCGACGCCATTCGCGAATGTGACAAGATAGGCCTTGAATTGGGTGAGTTCCTGCAAATCGCAATCAATTCGGTCTCGGAAATCGCACCGGAAGTCGGATTGAAAGCCGAGTAA